The Verrucomicrobiota bacterium genome has a segment encoding these proteins:
- the nuoL gene encoding NADH-quinone oxidoreductase subunit L, translated as MNLFDFSHSVGWLLWIPLCPLIAGVLLGFFKPSGKLSAIIAIAALTASLGFSLKAFAMTGGHEAHTLTHNFTWIQIAGVNLEFGVVLNALTGSMLAMVSFIGLLIFIYSASYMSHDARMGRFFCYLSIFMVGMLGLVVSNSLLLLFMFWEIVGLASYLLIGFWFEKPSAAAAAKKAFITTRIGDLGFLIGLLWAFKATGTFLFFDGGNGLLEGAQIAALVASENALGGLNGAGVIALFLFIGAVGKSGQLPLHVWLPDAMEGPTPVSALIHAATMVAAGVFLVARAFPLFLADEVMLEIVSWVGAFTALFAALIAVAQYDIKRILAYSTVSQLGLMMVGLGAGGLALGEGGVSIGMFHLLTHAFFKALLFLGAGSIIHGCGEEQDIRLMGGVFSKMKVSSIAYLAGTLALCAFPFTSGFFSKDQILLSAWTTNSTVFWISAFASLLTAFYMTRQCCYVFLGKYRGKGHVHESPALMTVPLVILAAFALLLGVISENKFHVLDYLSGVHVHQHETIVVVISVIIALGGIGLGLLVYARAKMGMDIVDPVKRAIGAPYSWLEKRLLADELYEATVFKLWNALAINITAIEAILNVLVDALTAVVVSIGNFFSNTVDQKLIDSVSFDGTCARIYKSSRINAFIQNGFLQGYLRILTAGTVVIGVLFLVFAR; from the coding sequence ATGAACCTATTCGATTTTTCTCATTCCGTTGGATGGCTGTTGTGGATTCCCCTTTGTCCACTGATAGCCGGAGTATTGCTGGGCTTTTTCAAACCTTCAGGTAAACTGTCTGCGATCATCGCCATCGCCGCACTAACGGCCTCCTTGGGATTTTCGCTCAAAGCTTTTGCAATGACCGGGGGGCATGAAGCCCACACCCTCACTCACAATTTTACCTGGATTCAGATCGCGGGCGTGAACCTCGAATTCGGAGTAGTCCTCAATGCACTGACCGGATCGATGTTGGCGATGGTCAGTTTCATTGGCCTCTTAATCTTTATCTATTCAGCCAGTTACATGAGCCATGACGCCCGCATGGGACGGTTCTTTTGCTACCTCTCTATTTTCATGGTGGGTATGCTTGGGCTGGTAGTCTCGAATTCTTTGTTACTGCTCTTCATGTTCTGGGAGATTGTCGGGCTCGCCTCTTATTTATTGATCGGGTTCTGGTTTGAAAAACCATCGGCTGCGGCCGCTGCGAAAAAAGCATTTATCACCACCCGGATTGGCGATCTGGGATTCCTCATTGGATTGCTCTGGGCGTTCAAGGCGACCGGTACCTTTCTATTCTTCGACGGAGGAAATGGACTCCTTGAAGGCGCACAAATCGCCGCACTGGTTGCTTCCGAGAACGCGCTTGGGGGATTAAATGGTGCGGGTGTAATTGCGTTGTTCCTCTTCATCGGTGCGGTTGGAAAATCGGGTCAACTTCCACTACACGTGTGGCTACCCGATGCGATGGAAGGCCCTACTCCGGTATCGGCTTTGATCCACGCGGCAACCATGGTGGCAGCTGGCGTATTCCTGGTAGCCCGCGCATTTCCACTTTTCCTCGCAGACGAGGTGATGCTTGAAATCGTTTCCTGGGTCGGTGCATTTACCGCACTGTTCGCTGCTCTCATTGCCGTTGCGCAATACGACATCAAACGGATTCTCGCCTACTCGACGGTCAGTCAACTTGGCTTGATGATGGTAGGGCTCGGTGCCGGTGGATTGGCCCTTGGAGAAGGGGGCGTATCGATCGGTATGTTTCACCTCCTTACTCACGCATTCTTTAAGGCCTTACTCTTCCTCGGTGCCGGCTCGATCATTCACGGTTGTGGCGAGGAGCAGGATATCCGTCTCATGGGTGGTGTGTTTAGCAAAATGAAAGTATCGAGTATTGCTTACCTGGCCGGCACGCTCGCTCTTTGCGCATTTCCCTTCACCAGTGGATTTTTTAGTAAGGACCAAATCCTGCTCAGTGCCTGGACAACGAACTCCACCGTTTTCTGGATCAGTGCATTCGCTTCCTTGCTCACGGCGTTCTACATGACGCGGCAATGCTGCTACGTATTCCTGGGTAAATACCGCGGCAAAGGTCATGTCCATGAAAGCCCGGCATTGATGACTGTTCCATTGGTGATACTCGCCGCATTCGCTCTCTTGCTCGGAGTCATCAGTGAAAATAAATTCCACGTGCTCGACTATCTTTCAGGTGTCCACGTTCACCAGCATGAAACCATCGTGGTCGTTATCAGTGTAATAATTGCCCTGGGTGGAATCGGACTTGGTTTGCTTGTTTACGCTCGAGCCAAAATGGGCATGGATATTGTCGATCCAGTCAAGCGCGCCATTGGGGCTCCTTACTCGTGGTTGGAAAAACGTTTATTGGCCGATGAACTGTACGAAGCCACGGTATTCAAACTTTGGAACGCTCTGGCGATTAACATTACCGCGATTGAAGCGATCCTGAATGTCCTGGTCGATGCCCTCACAGCAGTGGTGGTGAGTATTGGCAATTTCTTCTCCAACACCGTCGACCAAAAATTAATCGACTCTGTCTCCTTCGATGGCACCTGCGCTCGCATTTACAAAAGCAGCAGGATCAACGCATTTATTCAAAACGGATTCCTTCAGGGATATCTCCGGATTCTCACCGCGGGCACCGTCGTAATCGGTGTTCTTTTCCTGGTCTTTGCCCGATGA
- a CDS encoding NADH-quinone oxidoreductase subunit M — protein MISIITFFPLLAALAIVLTPGNNKGFIKLLALIGALASSILAISLALQFVPGDGLQFVQKYAWIPSIGVDYFVGIDGLNMLLVILVAILSPIFVLASWKMDEKAKTYFSLLSVQITALYGAFTALNFFHWFIFWEAALVPAFFLIKLYGGKGRHKAAINFFVFTVLGSVAMLLGVVFLYLKTGTFDFIELRQLASQGLIQVKLGGLYPVIFVAIALGLWVKVPLFPLHMWQAPAYAEAPVPVSMILTGIMSKMGVYGFLRLVVPVFPEAIREFSEVLLTIALVTIIWGAFLALRQTDIKRVLAYSSLNHVAYCMFGIFAVGAAMGPDKINAPAIAMQGVILQMFAHGIGAAGLFYIAGKLEDISGTRDIREFGGLGAVMPRYAFVFCFLVFSSLGLPFLAGFAAEILVFSGAFALAPFHTVFALLALLATAIFLLTIIQRIFTGKAGEAKSSLPDISYREVLYISPLLVLTVWIGVSPSTWLAFSDPFIQTLTTLFIP, from the coding sequence ATGATTAGCATTATCACATTTTTCCCGCTACTGGCAGCCCTCGCGATTGTCCTGACGCCGGGCAATAATAAGGGCTTCATAAAGCTTCTTGCTTTGATAGGTGCGTTGGCTTCTTCCATTCTGGCGATTTCATTGGCGCTTCAATTTGTTCCTGGTGACGGACTTCAGTTTGTACAAAAGTACGCGTGGATACCGTCGATCGGCGTGGATTACTTTGTTGGTATCGATGGATTGAATATGCTGCTGGTTATTCTGGTGGCCATCCTCTCACCTATCTTCGTACTCGCCTCCTGGAAGATGGATGAAAAGGCAAAGACCTACTTCAGTCTTCTGTCCGTTCAAATCACCGCGCTTTACGGCGCATTTACCGCACTCAACTTTTTCCACTGGTTTATCTTTTGGGAAGCAGCTCTGGTACCGGCGTTTTTCCTTATCAAACTCTATGGAGGTAAAGGAAGGCACAAAGCGGCAATTAACTTCTTTGTATTCACCGTACTCGGGTCGGTGGCAATGTTGCTGGGGGTGGTTTTCCTCTACCTGAAAACCGGCACCTTTGACTTTATCGAACTCCGCCAATTGGCCAGCCAAGGATTAATCCAAGTAAAACTCGGCGGACTTTATCCCGTAATCTTTGTTGCGATCGCCCTCGGACTTTGGGTGAAAGTTCCACTCTTCCCACTGCATATGTGGCAGGCACCTGCCTATGCTGAGGCACCCGTTCCGGTAAGCATGATACTTACCGGGATAATGTCGAAGATGGGGGTATACGGATTTCTCCGTTTGGTGGTTCCGGTTTTCCCAGAAGCGATTCGAGAATTTTCAGAAGTATTACTGACCATTGCTTTGGTAACGATTATCTGGGGTGCATTTCTTGCCTTGCGCCAAACAGACATCAAACGCGTGCTCGCCTACTCATCCTTAAACCACGTGGCCTACTGCATGTTCGGTATATTTGCAGTCGGTGCGGCGATGGGACCTGATAAGATAAACGCTCCGGCAATAGCCATGCAGGGAGTCATCCTGCAAATGTTTGCCCACGGAATTGGAGCTGCCGGTCTCTTTTATATAGCCGGCAAATTAGAGGACATCAGTGGCACACGTGACATACGAGAATTCGGCGGACTGGGTGCCGTGATGCCGAGGTATGCATTTGTATTTTGCTTCCTGGTGTTTTCGTCCCTGGGACTTCCGTTTCTGGCCGGGTTCGCCGCGGAGATTCTCGTCTTCTCTGGAGCTTTCGCTCTGGCTCCCTTTCATACCGTATTTGCACTACTGGCACTTTTGGCCACGGCTATTTTTCTCCTCACCATCATTCAACGGATCTTCACCGGAAAAGCAGGTGAGGCAAAAAGCAGTCTCCCCGATATCTCCTACCGCGAAGTGCTTTATATTTCACCTCTGCTGGTGCTGACCGTCTGGATCGGAGTGTCGCCCTCCACCTGGTTGGCTTTCAGTGATCCATTTATTCAAACGCTCACCACGCTTTTTATTCCGTAA
- a CDS encoding NADH-quinone oxidoreductase subunit M, with protein MIALLTVILSFLGAAIIGFVPSKNIRLIRSLALFTALGTFAAAVQCYFEYLDRSGEVFQQMIDLTWIPAIGATFKIGVDGLSISLLVLTGIIAVCGVLFSWTIEDRANQFFAYYFALIGGVFGVFLSLDLFLLFVFYEIAIVPKYFIIAIWGSGEKAYAAMKLVLFSFVGSAVALLGLIALYFGSGLQTFDLIQLMAEGEFSSQFQLVVFPILFIGFGILAGMWPFHTWAPTGHVAAPTAASMLLAGVVMKLGAYGCLRVAIGLLPEGAIYWAPIVAWIAVINIVYGALIALVQKDFKFVIGYSSVSHMGFVLLGLATLNEVGLMGASLQMFSHGIIGALLFAIVGTVIYSRTHTRQLDHFHNLMQRMPGICWVFIVAGLASMGLPGFSGFVSELHVLIGTWNQDQFSIWIIILAGFGILATFTYTLVKIHEAFFRSSPAHNPNEVYAPMTIPEKLGCGILLSFALAIGIYPNLLTVILEPSLAPILEALATAAK; from the coding sequence ATGATTGCACTACTCACAGTCATTTTAAGTTTTCTAGGCGCCGCCATAATCGGTTTCGTCCCGAGTAAAAACATTAGGCTGATCCGCTCATTGGCTCTCTTTACCGCTCTGGGAACTTTCGCCGCCGCGGTGCAATGTTACTTTGAATATCTCGATCGGTCCGGTGAAGTATTTCAGCAAATGATTGATCTGACCTGGATTCCTGCGATTGGGGCCACGTTCAAGATCGGCGTCGATGGGCTCAGTATCAGCCTACTCGTTTTGACCGGAATCATTGCGGTTTGCGGGGTGTTGTTTTCCTGGACCATAGAGGATCGGGCGAACCAGTTTTTCGCCTACTACTTCGCGCTTATTGGAGGCGTATTCGGAGTCTTCCTATCACTCGATTTGTTCCTGCTCTTTGTCTTCTACGAAATCGCCATTGTCCCCAAGTATTTCATAATCGCCATTTGGGGTAGCGGTGAAAAGGCCTACGCGGCCATGAAGCTGGTGTTGTTTTCTTTTGTAGGTTCCGCAGTGGCATTGCTGGGATTAATCGCGCTTTATTTCGGATCCGGATTACAGACGTTCGACCTTATCCAGCTGATGGCTGAAGGAGAATTCTCATCCCAATTTCAGCTGGTGGTCTTCCCGATCTTGTTTATCGGTTTCGGAATTCTCGCAGGCATGTGGCCATTCCATACCTGGGCACCCACCGGTCACGTGGCCGCACCTACCGCGGCCTCCATGCTTTTGGCCGGAGTCGTGATGAAGCTCGGCGCTTACGGTTGTTTGCGAGTCGCCATCGGGTTGCTACCGGAAGGAGCTATTTATTGGGCACCCATCGTCGCTTGGATCGCAGTCATCAATATCGTTTACGGCGCGCTGATCGCTCTCGTGCAGAAAGATTTTAAATTCGTCATCGGGTATTCCAGCGTAAGTCACATGGGGTTTGTCCTGCTCGGACTCGCCACGCTAAATGAAGTGGGACTCATGGGAGCATCCCTCCAAATGTTTTCCCACGGCATCATCGGTGCCCTGCTCTTCGCCATTGTTGGCACGGTCATTTACTCACGCACGCATACACGCCAACTTGACCATTTCCACAACCTCATGCAACGGATGCCTGGAATCTGCTGGGTATTTATTGTGGCTGGACTTGCTTCCATGGGGCTCCCCGGATTCAGCGGATTCGTCTCGGAGTTGCACGTGTTAATTGGCACCTGGAATCAGGATCAATTTTCGATCTGGATCATTATTTTGGCAGGTTTCGGCATTCTTGCGACCTTTACCTATACCCTGGTTAAGATTCATGAAGCCTTCTTCCGCTCATCACCTGCGCATAACCCGAATGAAGTCTATGCGCCGATGACTATCCCTGAGAAATTGGGTTGCGGGATATTGTTGTCATTCGCATTGGCGATCGGGATTTATCCGAACCTGCTCACTGTTATCCTTGAACCCAGTTTGGCACCGATTTTGGAGGCGCTGGCAACTGCAGCAAAATAG
- a CDS encoding NADH-quinone oxidoreductase subunit N — MFPDLLVVLVMFVALGFDYTKYKNLGRQTRSNKAAMISSIALLLGLAGVLGQFSSACCATATPTTYDGQLVLTPLTLGFKALVFALALFVIQFAKPQVPNKHVSEYFSLILLSTLGMGFLITAQNLIMFFVSIELISLSLYGLTAFQNDKRYSVEAGIKYFAIGGVSSAFLLFGISYLYGATHALNFDGIASAIETAPSSYLLIASLCLVVGLGFKIAAAPFHLWAPDTYQCAPVPVAAWIATGSKIASFFVLIQLFGPILESSVDRDTLIKGLVIVSVLSMVLGNIGALRQSCVKRLLAYSSVAHAGYMLIGLIAANKDGQVSMLYYIVIYSFATLGAFAVIGIINNRLGREAYISDFNGCWKQNPRLSLLFLIFILSLAGIPPLSGFVGKLYLFMAAIGSQPEIASWSDGYYWLIAVALLMSAVSLYYYVKVLKAFLVSNDTPGLPKLTIGKAEGWGLIILAILVVGLGIYPTGLIEFISSSL; from the coding sequence ATGTTTCCCGACCTCCTTGTGGTTCTGGTCATGTTTGTAGCACTCGGGTTCGACTATACCAAATACAAAAACCTCGGCCGACAGACCCGAAGCAACAAAGCGGCAATGATTTCCTCGATCGCGCTACTCCTGGGACTTGCCGGTGTCCTTGGGCAATTCAGTTCAGCTTGCTGCGCAACCGCCACCCCGACGACTTATGATGGCCAGCTGGTTTTAACACCGCTTACTCTGGGATTCAAAGCACTGGTATTTGCGCTGGCGCTTTTCGTCATCCAATTCGCGAAGCCTCAAGTTCCCAATAAACACGTCAGCGAATATTTTAGCCTGATTTTGCTCAGCACCTTGGGCATGGGTTTCCTGATCACGGCTCAAAACCTGATCATGTTTTTTGTTTCGATAGAACTGATATCCCTCAGTCTCTACGGACTAACGGCCTTTCAAAATGATAAAAGATATTCTGTCGAAGCGGGCATCAAATACTTTGCCATCGGTGGAGTATCCTCGGCCTTTTTGCTCTTTGGAATCAGCTACCTCTATGGTGCCACCCACGCACTTAATTTCGACGGTATCGCAAGTGCTATCGAAACAGCGCCTTCCAGTTACCTGCTGATAGCGTCGCTCTGCCTTGTGGTGGGGCTCGGTTTTAAAATCGCCGCCGCACCCTTCCATCTGTGGGCACCCGATACCTACCAATGTGCGCCTGTTCCGGTAGCAGCCTGGATTGCTACCGGCTCCAAGATCGCGAGCTTCTTTGTATTAATCCAACTCTTTGGACCGATCCTCGAATCTTCAGTGGACCGCGATACCCTCATCAAAGGTCTGGTTATTGTATCAGTCCTCAGCATGGTTCTTGGCAACATAGGTGCCTTGCGCCAATCCTGTGTTAAGCGATTGCTTGCCTACTCAAGCGTCGCGCATGCCGGTTACATGCTCATCGGTCTCATTGCGGCGAACAAGGACGGCCAGGTTTCCATGCTCTATTATATCGTCATTTACTCGTTCGCCACACTTGGAGCTTTTGCGGTTATTGGTATCATCAACAATCGACTGGGACGCGAAGCCTATATTTCCGATTTCAACGGCTGCTGGAAACAGAATCCAAGACTCAGCCTGCTATTCTTGATTTTCATTCTGTCTTTGGCTGGCATTCCTCCCTTATCTGGATTCGTCGGGAAACTATATCTCTTTATGGCAGCGATTGGCTCACAGCCGGAAATCGCCAGTTGGTCGGATGGCTATTATTGGCTGATCGCGGTGGCGCTCCTGATGTCTGCGGTATCCTTGTATTACTACGTCAAAGTTCTGAAAGCATTTCTCGTATCGAACGATACACCTGGCTTGCCAAAACTTACCATCGGTAAGGCCGAAGGTTGGGGGCTTATCATTCTGGCCATCCTGGTAGTCGGATTGGGGATCTATCCAACGGGATTGATAGAGTTTATCAGTAGCTCGCTTTGA
- a CDS encoding mechanosensitive ion channel family protein: MERFFSSTTKLFVIVLFLIIALNKLGIEIAPFVALLGASALGLSLAVQGPISNYGAGIVLIITRPFKLNDTLTILDKRGPVSGLVSCIHLGYTELESEDGEMITIPNRRVLGEILTNSHHFRVAEGVIGIEYGGDPEKAIAVIAKALSAIEYIDKDHLPEVGIKEFADSSINIGYRYWVGTSHFHRIQFKANMAVYKAFKEAHIGIPFPQRDVRLFKEN, from the coding sequence TTGGAGCGGTTTTTCTCCTCCACGACCAAGCTGTTCGTCATTGTCCTTTTTCTGATAATAGCACTCAACAAGCTGGGAATTGAAATCGCACCTTTCGTAGCTCTCTTAGGTGCCAGTGCCTTGGGTTTGAGTTTGGCTGTTCAAGGCCCCATTTCCAATTACGGCGCAGGGATAGTCCTCATCATTACCCGCCCATTCAAATTAAATGATACTCTCACTATCTTAGATAAACGGGGTCCTGTCTCCGGTCTCGTCAGTTGCATTCACCTCGGCTATACTGAGCTGGAATCTGAGGACGGAGAAATGATAACCATTCCCAATCGCCGGGTTCTCGGTGAAATCCTGACCAACTCCCATCATTTCAGAGTCGCTGAGGGTGTTATAGGAATCGAATACGGTGGAGATCCTGAAAAAGCGATTGCGGTCATTGCAAAAGCGCTAAGCGCAATCGAATATATCGACAAAGATCACTTACCCGAAGTGGGGATAAAAGAATTCGCAGACTCATCCATAAATATCGGCTACCGGTATTGGGTCGGCACTTCCCATTTTCACAGAATCCAGTTTAAGGCCAACATGGCAGTCTACAAAGCTTTTAAAGAAGCACACATTGGCATTCCTTTCCCACAACGGGATGTGCGCTTGTTCAAAGAAAATTAA